GACAAATATGTACAGCCTCAGGAGATGATCGCTCCGAAGGCATAAATAACGTATGTGGTCAAAAAGGTAGCACTTTGCTGCCTTTTTCTTTTTAAATCTTCTAAAACTGTGTAAAAATTTACCACTTTTTTAAAATCACTCTTCATAATAATTCAATTAACCCCTTATTATTGCTAATAGGCCTATAATAAAGGAACTTATTGTAAAAAAAGGAGACTATGTGAACGTACATGAATATCAGGCAAAACAGATCTTTGCCGAATATGGTGTTCCCACACCAAAAGGTATAATGGTTGAAAGCGTTGATGCAGCTGTTGAGGCAGCAAAAGAGCTTGGCGGACCTATCTGGGTCGTAAAAGCACAGATCCATGCAGGTGGCCGCGGGCTTGGCGGTGGTGTCAAACTTGCAAAATCACTGGATGAAGTAAGAGAATTGGCAGACGAGATCCTGGGAATGACACTGGTGACACACCAGACAGGTCCAGAGGGTAAACTTGTTCAGAAACTTTACATCGAAGACGGTGCGGATATCAAAGACGAATTCTATCTTTCTGTCATTCTGGACAGAAAGCTTGAAATGCCTTTGATCATGGCATCGACTGAAGGTGGAATGAATATTGAAGATGTAGCTGAGAATACACCTGAAAAGATCATTACTGTTCCTGTAGACCCGACGATCGGTTTCCAGGGGTTCCATGGTCGTGAGTTAGCATTCGGTCTTGGGATCACTGACAAAGCAGAGCAGAAAAACATCATCTCTTTTGCACAAAAACTCTATAAACTCTATATGGACAAAGATGCAGAGATGATCGAGATCAACCCACTTGTAAGAACAGGTTCTGGAGAATTCGTTGCACTTGACGGAAAAATGGGCTTCGACAACTCTGCACTTTACAGACAGCCGGAGATCGCAGCAATGAGAGACCTGAGTGAAGAAGATCCTGATGAGGTTGAAGCAGCCAAATATGGTCTTTCCTATGTGGCACTCGATGGTGAAATCGGTTGTATGGTAAACGGTGCAGGTCTTGCTATGGGTACGATGGATACGATCAACCATATGGGTGGTACACCTGCGAACTTCCTTGATGTAGGTGGTTCAGCCAATGCTGAAACGGTTGCCAAAGGATTCGAGATCATCCTCAAAAACCCCAAGGTCAAAGCCATCTTCGTCAACATCTTTGGTGGTATCGTCCGTTGTGACCGTATCGCGAACGGTATTATCGAAGCGACCAAGATCACGGATGTCAACGTTCCTGTGATCGTACGTCTTGACGGAACAAATGCCCCGGAAGCGGCAGAGATTCTTAAGAATGCAAATATCGCCAACCTGATCGTTGGTGAAGATCTGGGTGATGGCGCTGCAAAAGCAGTTGCTGCGGCGAAAGGAGAGTTATAAATGTCAATTTTGGTAAATAAAGATACAAAAGTAATCGTTCAGGGTTTTACAGGTAAAGAAGGTTCTTTCCACGCAGAGCAGTGTATTGATTATGGTACGAACATCGTTGGTGGTGTTACGCCGAACAAAGGTGGTCAGACACACCTTGGCAAGCCGGTATTCAATACGGTTGCAGAAGCAGTAAAAGAAACAGGTGCTACAGTTTCCATGATCTTCGTTCCGCCTGCATTTGTTGGTGATGCAGTAATGGAAGCAGCAGAAGCAGGCATCGAGCTTGCAGTGATCATTACGGAAGGTGCGCCGGTAAAAGATATGCAGGCAGCCAAAGCATATGCGACCAAGCACGGTATGAAGACGATCGGGCCGAACTGTCCCGGTATCATTACTGCGGAAGAGTGTAAGATCGGTATCATGCCTGGTATGATCTTCAAAAAAGGTAATGTCGGGCTTATCTCCAAGTCAGGTACATTGACCTATGAAGGTGCGAACCAGGTATGTAACGAAGGATACGGGATCACTACGGCTGTCGGTATCGGTGGTGACCCGATCATTGGTCTTTCATATAAGCAGATCCTCCCAATGTTCGAAGCGGATCCTGATACAGAATGTATCGTCATGATCGGTGAGATCGGTGGAGATCTTGAGATTCAGGCAGCAAAGCTGATCAAAGAGCAGATCAGCAAGCCTGTTGTAGCGTTCATTGCAGGTCAGACGGCACCTAAAGGTAAGACTATGGGTCATGCCGGTGCGATTGTTTCCGGTTCTGCAGGTACAGCCAAAGAGAAGATGGAAGCACTTGAAGCGGCAGGTGTTAAAGTGGTTGTTTCTCCGGCGGAGATCGGGAAAGCAGTCAAAGAAGTATTAAGCAAATAAATTTTTTACAGGAAGCAATACGGCATCTTTTTAAAATGCAGTATTGCTCCGGTAGGGTCGATTTATCGACCATTTTTTGATTAAGATACAATTTTTGGTCGGTAAACCGACCCTACGCGTTATTCAAGTTATGCAAAATTCTTCATTTTTTACCAATTACCAACTGCACACAAGCTACACAAAAAACTTGCTATACTTCCCACAAAAAGCAAGGTAACCAAATGATACAGACTTTCAAGGTACAGAATGTAAAATGTGGCGGATGTGCTTCTACACTTAAAACAAAACTTTTTGATACTTTTGGTGATATCGAGGTCAATCTGACCAAAGAACCCAGAGAGATCACACTCGAGATCGATGTAACACAGGTTGAACTGCTTGGTGAAAGGTTGAAGTCTCTGGGCTATCCTTTCGTTGGTGAGAGTATGGGATTTGTCGACAGTACTTCTGCCAAAGCGAAAAGTTTTGTCTCCTGTGCCATAGGAAAAATGAACAGTTAATAGGGTTCATTTTCTCCTGCTTCAAAAGGTAACAACCCCACTTATACTCCCCATAATTACCACTTATTTATACTAACATTATTAAAAGTAAGCTATCCTAATTTTAGTGAATAACAAATCTCACTTAATATTTCAAAAATAAAAAGGGGAAACTATGTCAACTATGGCAGCTCCGGAGAATACTCCGGTATGGGTAAATACCGATAGATGTAAAGCCTGTGATATCTGTGTGGACTCATGTCCTGCAGGTGTACTTTCTATGAAACAGGAACCAACTTCAGTTTTGGGTGCAATGATCAGCGTGATCGCTCCTGAGGCATGTATTGGATGTAATGAGTGTGAACTCGTTTGTCCGGATTTCGCAATTTATGTTGCAGAAAAAAAAGAATTCAAATTCGCAAAATTGACGGACACTTCTAAAGCAAGACAGGAAGCGATCGTAAAGAATGGGTACAGACTACCCGAAGATTATAAGGAGGCTAACTAATGTCAGCAACAAGAGAAATTATTTCAAGTGGTAACGACCTGGCAGCTAGAGCTGCGGTCGATGCAGGATGTATGTTCTTTGCCGGATACCCACTGACACCATCGAGTGAAGTAATGCATACAATATCAGACCTTCTGCCAAAAGTTGGCGGTGTAGCCATTCAGATGGAAGATGAAATTGCCGGTGTTGCAGCAGCAATCGGTGCAGGTATGGTTGGTCAGAGAACACTGACAGCAACATCTGGACCAGGTATGTCACTCAAAGCGGAAAATCTGGGACTTGCGCAAATGGCGGAAGTACCGTTGGTATGTGTGAATGTTATGAGAGGAGGGCCGTCAACAGGTCTTCCGACACGTGTTGCACAGGGAGATATCGCTCAGGCGAAGAACCCGTCTCACGGTGACTACAAATCTATTACTGTTTGTGCCGGAACATTGGCAGAGTGTTATACTGAAACAGTAAGAGCATTCAACCTTGCAGACAGATTCATGCAGCCGGTATTCGTTCTTTTGGATGAGACACTCGGACATATGCATGCAAAAGCAATTATTCCTACAGAGGAAGAAGTGAAAAAAGGGATCGTTCCTAGAAAAAGATTTGACGGACCGGCAGAAGAGTATAGACCTTATGGTGTAGCTCAGGACGAGCCTGCGGTTCTTAACCCAATGTATGAAGGATACAGATACCATTTTACAGGTCTTCACCATGATGCAATGGGATTCCCTACGGAAGAGATCGAAACGTGTAGAAAATTGATCGATAGACTTTTCAGAAAAGTAGAAGAACATCAGGACGAGATAGAAAGCAACGAAGAGTATATGTTGGATGATGCAGATATCCTTCTTGTTGGTTACGGTTCAGCTTCACTGGCAATTAAAGAAGCGGTAAATGTCCTAAGAGATGAGGGGATCAAAGCAGGTCTGTTCAGACCTATTACGATCTGGCCAAGTCCTGAAAAGCGTATGCATGAACTTGGTCAGAAGTTTGACAAAGTTTTGGTTGTTGAGCTTAACCAGGGACAATACCTTGAAGAGGTACAGAGATCAATGGGTAGACTGGATATTGAAAAATTGACCAAAACAAATGGTCGTCCATTCTCACCTGCAGATATTATTGAAAAAGTGAAGGAGCTATAAGATGGCATTTAATTATGATGAATACTTAAGAATTGAAAAAATGCCAACACTTTGGTGTTGGGGATGTGGTGACGGTGTTATTCTAAAGTCATTCATTCGTGCGGTGGATAAGTTAGGATGGAAAAAAGATGATATCTGTGTTGTTTCCGGTATTGGTTGTTCCGGAAGATTCTCTTCTTATGTAGACTTTAACACAGTACATACAACACATGGAAGAACCGTAGCTTTTGCTACAGGTATCAAATTGGCGAATCCTGATAAACATGTTATCTGTGTAGCAGGTGACGGTGACGGTCTTGCAATCGGTGG
The sequence above is drawn from the Sulfurovum riftiae genome and encodes:
- a CDS encoding 2-oxoglutarate synthase subunit alpha encodes the protein MSATREIISSGNDLAARAAVDAGCMFFAGYPLTPSSEVMHTISDLLPKVGGVAIQMEDEIAGVAAAIGAGMVGQRTLTATSGPGMSLKAENLGLAQMAEVPLVCVNVMRGGPSTGLPTRVAQGDIAQAKNPSHGDYKSITVCAGTLAECYTETVRAFNLADRFMQPVFVLLDETLGHMHAKAIIPTEEEVKKGIVPRKRFDGPAEEYRPYGVAQDEPAVLNPMYEGYRYHFTGLHHDAMGFPTEEIETCRKLIDRLFRKVEEHQDEIESNEEYMLDDADILLVGYGSASLAIKEAVNVLRDEGIKAGLFRPITIWPSPEKRMHELGQKFDKVLVVELNQGQYLEEVQRSMGRLDIEKLTKTNGRPFSPADIIEKVKEL
- the sucD gene encoding succinate--CoA ligase subunit alpha yields the protein MSILVNKDTKVIVQGFTGKEGSFHAEQCIDYGTNIVGGVTPNKGGQTHLGKPVFNTVAEAVKETGATVSMIFVPPAFVGDAVMEAAEAGIELAVIITEGAPVKDMQAAKAYATKHGMKTIGPNCPGIITAEECKIGIMPGMIFKKGNVGLISKSGTLTYEGANQVCNEGYGITTAVGIGGDPIIGLSYKQILPMFEADPDTECIVMIGEIGGDLEIQAAKLIKEQISKPVVAFIAGQTAPKGKTMGHAGAIVSGSAGTAKEKMEALEAAGVKVVVSPAEIGKAVKEVLSK
- a CDS encoding 4Fe-4S dicluster domain-containing protein, yielding MSTMAAPENTPVWVNTDRCKACDICVDSCPAGVLSMKQEPTSVLGAMISVIAPEACIGCNECELVCPDFAIYVAEKKEFKFAKLTDTSKARQEAIVKNGYRLPEDYKEAN
- a CDS encoding heavy-metal-associated domain-containing protein — protein: MIQTFKVQNVKCGGCASTLKTKLFDTFGDIEVNLTKEPREITLEIDVTQVELLGERLKSLGYPFVGESMGFVDSTSAKAKSFVSCAIGKMNS
- the sucC gene encoding ADP-forming succinate--CoA ligase subunit beta, with protein sequence MNVHEYQAKQIFAEYGVPTPKGIMVESVDAAVEAAKELGGPIWVVKAQIHAGGRGLGGGVKLAKSLDEVRELADEILGMTLVTHQTGPEGKLVQKLYIEDGADIKDEFYLSVILDRKLEMPLIMASTEGGMNIEDVAENTPEKIITVPVDPTIGFQGFHGRELAFGLGITDKAEQKNIISFAQKLYKLYMDKDAEMIEINPLVRTGSGEFVALDGKMGFDNSALYRQPEIAAMRDLSEEDPDEVEAAKYGLSYVALDGEIGCMVNGAGLAMGTMDTINHMGGTPANFLDVGGSANAETVAKGFEIILKNPKVKAIFVNIFGGIVRCDRIANGIIEATKITDVNVPVIVRLDGTNAPEAAEILKNANIANLIVGEDLGDGAAKAVAAAKGEL